Proteins encoded together in one Diabrotica undecimpunctata isolate CICGRU chromosome 3, icDiaUnde3, whole genome shotgun sequence window:
- the LOC140436335 gene encoding uncharacterized protein isoform X1, protein METMKNEVLEGSPSNVIYITEEQRIEWNHDATRELLKVYDEKCDMLDSGIITTQKKLWELVSKDMNRKGYYYTGAQCENKWKTLKRNYRNKMEKLDKYGSKRNCPFENEITEILSKRPQENMFNKAFNNSQKFPRIKKNSDQYFEINLNEPPGFSGTETSVGDKSHIKIIQNVDEELLQNADYIMQDSSAPQIVEELAELRKVITKQNRTNTEMLRQSNELHSKIVQYLDGAAQRETQNLELEETRMEQQNEVIKQMKIQNALLQKLLEKI, encoded by the exons ATGGAAACTATGAAGAATGAAGTTCTGGAGGGTAGTCCCTCAAACGTTATTTATATAACAG AGGAGCAGCGAATAGAGTGGAATCATGATGCTACACGAGAATTGTTGAAAGTATATGACGAAAAATGTGATATGTTAGATTCTGGTATAATTACTACACAGAAAAAATTATGGGAGCTAGTTTCGAAAGATATGAACAGGAAGGGTTACTATTATACAGGAGCCCAGTGTGAAAACAAGTGGAAGACCTTAAAAAGAAACTACAGAAATAAGATGGAAAAACTTGACAAGTATGGAAGTAAAAGAAACTGTCCTTTTGAGAa CGAAATAACTGAAATTTTAAGCAAACGACCACAAGAAAATATGTTCAACAAGGCATTTAACAATTCCCAAAAATTCCCAAGGATTAAGAAAAATTCTGATCAATATTTTGAAATCAACTTAAATGAACCTCCAGG TTTTAGCGGAACGGAGACTAGCGTAGGCGACAAATCTCATATTAAAATCATCCAAAACGTAGACGAAGAACTTCTTCAGAACGCGGATTATATTATGCAAGATTCTAGTGCCCCGCAGATAGTAGAGGAACTAGCGGAACTTAGAAAagtaataacaaaacaaaataggACCAACACGGAAATGTTGAGGCAGTCTAACGAATTGCATTCGAAAATAGTGCAGTATCTGGATGGGGCCGCGCAAAGAGAAACCCAAAATCTCGAGTTAGAGGAAACGCGGATGGAACAACAGAACGAGGTTATTAAACAGATGAAAATACAGAACGCTTTGTTACAGAAGTTGTTAGAGAAGAtttaa
- the LOC140436335 gene encoding uncharacterized protein isoform X2 — translation MLDSGIITTQKKLWELVSKDMNRKGYYYTGAQCENKWKTLKRNYRNKMEKLDKYGSKRNCPFENEITEILSKRPQENMFNKAFNNSQKFPRIKKNSDQYFEINLNEPPGFSGTETSVGDKSHIKIIQNVDEELLQNADYIMQDSSAPQIVEELAELRKVITKQNRTNTEMLRQSNELHSKIVQYLDGAAQRETQNLELEETRMEQQNEVIKQMKIQNALLQKLLEKI, via the exons ATGTTAGATTCTGGTATAATTACTACACAGAAAAAATTATGGGAGCTAGTTTCGAAAGATATGAACAGGAAGGGTTACTATTATACAGGAGCCCAGTGTGAAAACAAGTGGAAGACCTTAAAAAGAAACTACAGAAATAAGATGGAAAAACTTGACAAGTATGGAAGTAAAAGAAACTGTCCTTTTGAGAa CGAAATAACTGAAATTTTAAGCAAACGACCACAAGAAAATATGTTCAACAAGGCATTTAACAATTCCCAAAAATTCCCAAGGATTAAGAAAAATTCTGATCAATATTTTGAAATCAACTTAAATGAACCTCCAGG TTTTAGCGGAACGGAGACTAGCGTAGGCGACAAATCTCATATTAAAATCATCCAAAACGTAGACGAAGAACTTCTTCAGAACGCGGATTATATTATGCAAGATTCTAGTGCCCCGCAGATAGTAGAGGAACTAGCGGAACTTAGAAAagtaataacaaaacaaaataggACCAACACGGAAATGTTGAGGCAGTCTAACGAATTGCATTCGAAAATAGTGCAGTATCTGGATGGGGCCGCGCAAAGAGAAACCCAAAATCTCGAGTTAGAGGAAACGCGGATGGAACAACAGAACGAGGTTATTAAACAGATGAAAATACAGAACGCTTTGTTACAGAAGTTGTTAGAGAAGAtttaa